A genomic stretch from Georgenia muralis includes:
- a CDS encoding sugar phosphate isomerase/epimerase family protein: MPKIGVQMMMLKDKVDQTGPYEVLRRLKDSGFTAVEVSQIAMTAENVAEMRRAKDELGTDFGALSAGLGAGPNDSLLTDFDKVVDDARTLGASRLRIGMMPFSAMASHEALLDFCHQAQEVSTRLADEGLTLYYHNHHVEFAKVGATTLLDVIRAEAPAMRLEIDVHWVQRGGKDPVRTLERYAGLVDLVHLKDYRIGAMDPSAFGALERGDYAAFMQAFAGVVEFGEVGEGNLEWTEIIDQALASGAQYLLIEQDQQYGRDPYDCLRTSRENLVALGYEHLF, from the coding sequence ATGCCGAAGATCGGCGTGCAGATGATGATGCTCAAGGACAAGGTCGACCAGACCGGTCCCTACGAGGTGCTGCGGCGCCTCAAGGACTCCGGCTTCACCGCCGTCGAGGTCTCGCAGATCGCCATGACCGCGGAGAACGTGGCCGAGATGCGCCGCGCCAAGGACGAGCTCGGCACCGACTTCGGTGCCCTGTCCGCCGGGCTCGGCGCCGGTCCGAACGACTCGCTGCTCACCGACTTCGACAAGGTCGTCGACGACGCACGCACCCTGGGGGCGTCCCGGCTGCGCATCGGCATGATGCCGTTCTCCGCGATGGCCTCGCACGAGGCGCTGCTGGACTTCTGCCACCAGGCCCAGGAGGTCTCCACCCGGCTCGCCGACGAGGGCCTCACGCTCTACTACCACAACCACCACGTCGAGTTCGCCAAGGTCGGGGCCACCACCCTCCTCGACGTCATCCGCGCCGAGGCGCCGGCCATGCGCCTGGAGATCGACGTGCACTGGGTCCAGCGCGGCGGCAAGGACCCCGTGCGCACCCTGGAGAGGTACGCCGGGCTGGTGGACCTCGTCCACCTCAAGGACTACCGCATCGGGGCGATGGACCCCTCGGCGTTCGGCGCCCTGGAGCGGGGGGACTACGCCGCCTTCATGCAGGCGTTCGCCGGTGTCGTCGAGTTCGGCGAGGTCGGCGAGGGTAACCTCGAGTGGACCGAGATCATCGACCAGGCGCTGGCCTCCGGTGCCCAGTACCTCCTCATCGAGCAGGACCAGCAGTACGGCCGCGACCCGTACGACTGCCTGCGGACCTCTCGCGAGAACCTCGTGGCCCTGGGGTACGAGCACCTGTTCTGA
- a CDS encoding alkaline ceramidase, translating into MRAGVAVAEVTPRSPVAMSGFAARTAPSSGVHDPLLVQALCVGDTALVTVDVVGLDEAACAEIRRRCPVPADRVVVHATHTHGGPVSMPGRLGPGLDPTWLEEVVGTCVDAVGRAAAAQVPVTVRAAAGERTGVARNRRRPDGPVDDVVPVVQLVRTDGTVLATVVSYACHPVVLGADNTLLTADYPAVVRRRVSAATSAPTLFVTGCAGDANTGHSAQSSISTAAAPGRTFETCEEVGARIADAVLAARPVDAPGPVTAAGTEVRLAYDLPPLDDVAADRRRWARERAAAPPAERALVDAWIAWADRWLAGAPRSSHHLATVSVLRWGGALLVALPGEPSAVAARAVRESVRAVRRSAGRTGDGVVPVVAGYSNGCPGYLPSADEYAVGGYEVEDAHRYYGAPGPFAAGSLEGLLDATTELVGRVLERP; encoded by the coding sequence ATGAGGGCGGGGGTCGCCGTCGCCGAGGTGACCCCCCGGTCGCCGGTGGCGATGTCGGGGTTCGCCGCGCGGACGGCGCCGTCGTCGGGTGTCCACGACCCGCTGCTGGTCCAGGCGCTCTGCGTCGGCGACACCGCCCTGGTGACGGTGGACGTCGTCGGGCTCGACGAGGCGGCGTGCGCGGAGATCAGGAGGCGCTGCCCGGTCCCGGCCGACCGAGTCGTCGTTCACGCCACGCACACCCACGGCGGCCCGGTGAGCATGCCGGGGCGGCTCGGCCCCGGGCTCGACCCGACCTGGCTCGAGGAGGTCGTCGGCACGTGTGTCGACGCGGTCGGCCGAGCGGCGGCGGCACAGGTGCCGGTCACCGTCCGCGCCGCGGCGGGCGAGCGGACCGGGGTGGCTCGCAACCGGCGTCGCCCCGACGGCCCCGTCGACGACGTCGTGCCCGTGGTCCAGCTCGTCCGCACCGACGGCACCGTCCTGGCCACCGTGGTCTCCTACGCCTGCCACCCGGTGGTGCTCGGGGCGGACAACACCCTGCTCACCGCCGACTACCCCGCTGTCGTGCGCCGCCGCGTCAGCGCCGCGACATCGGCGCCGACCCTCTTCGTCACCGGCTGCGCCGGGGACGCGAACACCGGCCACTCGGCGCAGTCGTCGATCTCCACCGCCGCGGCGCCCGGCCGGACCTTCGAGACCTGCGAGGAGGTGGGCGCACGGATCGCCGACGCGGTCCTCGCCGCCAGGCCCGTGGACGCCCCGGGGCCGGTCACGGCCGCCGGCACCGAGGTACGGCTGGCGTACGACCTCCCACCGCTCGACGACGTGGCGGCCGACCGCCGCCGGTGGGCCCGGGAGAGGGCCGCCGCCCCGCCCGCCGAGCGCGCCCTCGTCGATGCCTGGATCGCGTGGGCCGACCGGTGGCTCGCCGGGGCGCCGCGGTCCTCACACCACCTGGCCACGGTGAGCGTCCTGCGGTGGGGCGGGGCACTCCTCGTCGCCCTGCCAGGTGAGCCGTCCGCCGTCGCCGCCCGAGCGGTCCGGGAGTCCGTGCGGGCGGTGCGGAGGTCAGCGGGACGGACGGGCGACGGCGTCGTCCCGGTGGTCGCCGGCTACAGCAACGGCTGCCCCGGGTACCTCCCGTCCGCCGACGAGTACGCCGTCGGTGGCTACGAGGTCGAGGACGCGCACCGGTACTACGGCGCTCCGGGACCGTTCGCCGCCGGATCGCTCGAGGGGCTCCTCGACGCGACCACCGAGCTCGTCGGGCGGGTGCTGGAGCGCCCCTGA
- a CDS encoding N-acetylglucosamine-6-phosphate deacetylase, which translates to MTTYVGRDPRTGRRTEVAVEGEVVTHVRTTGDADPDLPLIAPGLVDLQVNGFGGHDVNGPDVTAAEVAYLTAALTRAGTTTYVPTVITGSEADIVRSLRAVVDARHEDPATEHAVPFIHVEGPHLSDQDGPRGVHAREQVRPPDLEEFRRWQDAADGLVRMVTISPHHQGSVAYTEALTSDGVMVAVGHTHATADEIRAVVDAGASLSTHLGNGAHAVIARHPNYIWAQLAEDRLVAGFIADGHHLPGDTLIAMLRAKGLDRSVLVSDSVALAGMPAGRYATPVGGSVDLSEDGRLSEAGTPYLAGAARSLAECVATACRLTGLALADALLLATVNPGRLAGGRGRLVPGAAADLLLFDPGTDGTSLELRQVVVAGQPVG; encoded by the coding sequence GTGACCACCTACGTCGGGCGCGACCCGCGCACGGGCCGGCGGACCGAGGTGGCGGTCGAGGGGGAGGTCGTCACGCACGTCCGGACCACCGGCGACGCCGACCCCGACCTTCCGCTCATCGCCCCGGGGCTGGTGGACCTCCAGGTCAACGGGTTCGGCGGGCACGACGTCAACGGTCCGGACGTCACCGCCGCCGAGGTCGCCTACCTCACCGCCGCGCTCACCCGGGCCGGGACGACGACGTACGTGCCGACCGTCATCACGGGCAGCGAGGCCGACATCGTCCGCTCTCTCCGCGCGGTCGTCGACGCCCGGCACGAGGACCCCGCGACCGAACACGCCGTCCCGTTCATCCATGTCGAGGGTCCCCACCTCAGCGACCAGGACGGGCCCCGTGGTGTCCATGCCCGGGAGCAGGTCCGTCCCCCGGACCTCGAGGAGTTCCGCCGCTGGCAGGACGCCGCGGATGGCCTCGTGCGGATGGTGACGATCTCCCCGCACCACCAGGGATCGGTGGCCTACACCGAGGCGCTCACCAGCGACGGCGTCATGGTGGCGGTGGGTCACACGCACGCCACGGCCGACGAGATCCGGGCAGTGGTCGACGCCGGCGCCAGCCTGTCCACCCACCTGGGCAACGGCGCGCACGCCGTCATCGCGCGCCACCCGAACTACATCTGGGCCCAGCTCGCGGAGGACCGGCTGGTGGCCGGGTTCATCGCCGACGGGCACCACCTGCCCGGGGACACCCTCATCGCGATGCTGCGGGCCAAGGGGCTCGACCGCTCCGTCCTCGTCTCGGACTCGGTGGCTCTCGCCGGGATGCCCGCCGGCCGGTACGCCACCCCGGTGGGCGGTTCGGTCGACCTCTCCGAGGACGGCCGGCTGTCCGAGGCGGGGACGCCGTACCTGGCGGGAGCCGCGCGCTCGCTCGCCGAGTGCGTGGCGACCGCGTGCCGGTTGACCGGTCTGGCCCTGGCCGACGCCCTGCTCCTGGCGACCGTCAACCCCGGTCGCCTGGCCGGGGGGCGCGGCCGCCTCGTCCCGGGTGCCGCGGCCGACCTGCTCCTGTTCGACCCCGGGACGGACGGCACCTCGCTCGAGCTCCGTCAGGTGGTCGTGGCCGGGCAGCCGGTCGGATGA
- a CDS encoding sugar isomerase domain-containing protein, with protein sequence MTADPTFAGYLAQVDGLLGRILTEESAAIRRAAELLADQVAADRLVHIYGPGGHSNLAAQEVFFRAGGLMHFAAILDEGTLLSNGALRSMAIERTPGYGRVVIEDRELGEGDLLVLVNAYGINAALIDAALTARERGVALVGVSSRSHAENTAGDHPARHPSRQNLHDLVDVAIDSKVPIGDAVVELDGVAEKVAAVSTFANAFVLNCLTLATVEALTDRGVEPPVWRSGNAPGGDAANARFLGRFRSRVRAL encoded by the coding sequence ATGACCGCCGACCCCACGTTCGCCGGGTACCTCGCCCAGGTGGACGGGCTCCTGGGCCGGATCCTCACCGAGGAGAGCGCGGCCATCCGCCGGGCGGCCGAGCTCCTGGCCGACCAGGTCGCCGCCGACCGGCTGGTCCACATCTACGGCCCCGGGGGCCACTCCAACCTCGCCGCGCAGGAGGTCTTCTTCCGGGCCGGGGGGCTCATGCACTTCGCGGCGATCCTCGACGAGGGCACCCTGCTGTCCAACGGCGCCCTGCGGTCCATGGCGATCGAACGCACGCCCGGCTACGGTCGCGTCGTCATCGAGGACCGGGAGCTCGGCGAGGGGGACCTGCTCGTGCTGGTGAACGCCTACGGCATCAACGCCGCGCTCATCGACGCCGCTCTCACCGCCCGTGAGCGCGGGGTGGCCCTCGTGGGCGTCAGCTCGCGCAGCCACGCGGAGAACACGGCGGGGGACCACCCCGCCCGCCACCCGTCCCGGCAGAACCTCCACGACCTGGTCGACGTCGCCATCGACTCCAAGGTCCCCATCGGAGACGCCGTGGTCGAGCTCGACGGCGTCGCGGAGAAGGTCGCCGCCGTGTCCACGTTCGCCAACGCCTTCGTCCTCAACTGCCTCACCCTCGCCACCGTCGAGGCGCTGACCGACCGCGGGGTCGAGCCGCCGGTGTGGCGCAGCGGAAACGCCCCCGGCGGTGACGCCGCCAACGCCCGGTTCCTCGGCCGGTTCCGCAGCCGGGTGCGCGCCCTGTGA